The Bradysia coprophila strain Holo2 chromosome IV unlocalized genomic scaffold, BU_Bcop_v1 contig_81, whole genome shotgun sequence genome has a window encoding:
- the LOC119072517 gene encoding uncharacterized protein LOC119072517 isoform X1 has translation MAEPNMAVAALTKYLQNLPIYPIFENCSEKDNFTALQFMYIVDFHANYYIKLYDRIKGVQQPKLLGQLLQFRQFEKFRYFHYSVAKQYGNSVLQCRYCPLVGPCGCILSHMAINHNVHTGLKHCVFCNGETHVTSNSLFECYKNYIQRNDIEIDEKVCEIVAIFYDMMRKLSRALNICVERRKGYVGQGHKHKERLSKDYGGDILPECVVRYMIPKSQLNRTIRSETLDREFRRIMEILCGGIFPSIFRNNQSPAVCENPTEIGSSNEDDEEVNNITEENGRQPQFVLQDAHTLSNDEMIQDDMASTSTPTDRMSTASRPCSAWTPTNESQEFALNIARKLDKIPPSKRRQLEIDIEMKILQTEAEAIQEGCFQ, from the exons ATGGCTGAACCGAATATGGCGGTAGCTGCACTCACTAAATACTTGCAGAATCTGCCGATCTATCCAATCTTCGAAAATTGTTCGGAAAAAGATAATTTCACCGCACTTCAGTTCATGTACATTGTGGATTTTCATGCAAACTATTACATAAAATTATACGATCGAATCAAAGGGGTTCAGCAGCCAAAGCTACTCGGACAGTTGTTGCAGTTTCGTCAGTTCGAAAAATTCAGATATTTCCATTATTCAGTGGCAAAGCAATACGGTAACAGTGTCCTACAATGTAGATATTGTCCATTGGTCGGGCCTTGCGGATGCATTTTATCACACATGGCAATCAATCATAACGTGCATACAGGATTGAAACATTGTGTGTTTTGCAATGGTGAAACCCATGTCACAAGCAACTCTTTGTTTGAATGCTacaaaaattacattcaaCGTAACGACattgaaatcgatgaaaaagtttGCGAAATCGTAGCGATTTTCTACGATATGATGAGAAAACTGAGCCGGGCACTTAATATTTGCGTGGAGCGACGAAAAGGCTATGTTGGTCAAGGACACAAACACAAAGAACGACTTTCGAAGGATTATGGAGGTGATATACTACCAGAATGTGTAGTCCGGTACATGATACCGAAGTCACAACTTAACCGAACGATACGAAGCGAGACGCTTGATCGAGAGTTTCGCAGAATTATGGAAATATTGTGCGGTGGAATTTTTCCCagtatttttcgaaataaccAGTCACCTGCTGTCTGCGAAAATCCGACTGAAATCGGCAGTAGCAACGAAGATGACGAAGAAGTGAATAATATAACCGAAGAGAATGGGCGTCAACCTCAA ttcGTACTACAGGATGCACACACTTTGTCAAATGATGAGATGATACAAGACGACATGGCTTCAACATCAACACCAACAGATCGTATGTCAACAGCTTCACGTCCATGTAGTGCCTGGACACCAACGAATGAAAGCCAAGAGTTTGCATTGAATATTGCTCGGAAATTGGATAAAATTCCGCCAAGCAAACGTCGCCAGCTCGAAATTGACATTGAGATGAAGATTCTTCAAACCGAAGCGGAAGCGATCCAAGAAGGTTGCTTTCAGTAG
- the LOC119072517 gene encoding uncharacterized protein LOC119072517 isoform X2, producing MAEPNMAVAALTKYLQNLPIYPIFENCSEKDNFTALQFMYIVDFHANYYIKLYDRIKGVQQPKLLGQLLQFRQFEKFRYFHYSVAKQYGNSVLQCRYCPLVGPCGCILSHMAINHNVHTGLKHCVFCNGETHVTSNSLFECYKNYIQRNDIEIDEKVCEIVAIFYDMMRKLSRALNICVERRKGYVGQGHKHKERLSKDYGGDILPECVVRYMIPKSQLNRTIRSETLDREFRRIMEILCGGIFPSIFRNNQSPAVCENPTEIGSSNEDDEEVNNITEENGRQPQDAHTLSNDEMIQDDMASTSTPTDRMSTASRPCSAWTPTNESQEFALNIARKLDKIPPSKRRQLEIDIEMKILQTEAEAIQEGCFQ from the exons ATGGCTGAACCGAATATGGCGGTAGCTGCACTCACTAAATACTTGCAGAATCTGCCGATCTATCCAATCTTCGAAAATTGTTCGGAAAAAGATAATTTCACCGCACTTCAGTTCATGTACATTGTGGATTTTCATGCAAACTATTACATAAAATTATACGATCGAATCAAAGGGGTTCAGCAGCCAAAGCTACTCGGACAGTTGTTGCAGTTTCGTCAGTTCGAAAAATTCAGATATTTCCATTATTCAGTGGCAAAGCAATACGGTAACAGTGTCCTACAATGTAGATATTGTCCATTGGTCGGGCCTTGCGGATGCATTTTATCACACATGGCAATCAATCATAACGTGCATACAGGATTGAAACATTGTGTGTTTTGCAATGGTGAAACCCATGTCACAAGCAACTCTTTGTTTGAATGCTacaaaaattacattcaaCGTAACGACattgaaatcgatgaaaaagtttGCGAAATCGTAGCGATTTTCTACGATATGATGAGAAAACTGAGCCGGGCACTTAATATTTGCGTGGAGCGACGAAAAGGCTATGTTGGTCAAGGACACAAACACAAAGAACGACTTTCGAAGGATTATGGAGGTGATATACTACCAGAATGTGTAGTCCGGTACATGATACCGAAGTCACAACTTAACCGAACGATACGAAGCGAGACGCTTGATCGAGAGTTTCGCAGAATTATGGAAATATTGTGCGGTGGAATTTTTCCCagtatttttcgaaataaccAGTCACCTGCTGTCTGCGAAAATCCGACTGAAATCGGCAGTAGCAACGAAGATGACGAAGAAGTGAATAATATAACCGAAGAGAATGGGCGTCAACCTCAA GATGCACACACTTTGTCAAATGATGAGATGATACAAGACGACATGGCTTCAACATCAACACCAACAGATCGTATGTCAACAGCTTCACGTCCATGTAGTGCCTGGACACCAACGAATGAAAGCCAAGAGTTTGCATTGAATATTGCTCGGAAATTGGATAAAATTCCGCCAAGCAAACGTCGCCAGCTCGAAATTGACATTGAGATGAAGATTCTTCAAACCGAAGCGGAAGCGATCCAAGAAGGTTGCTTTCAGTAG